A stretch of Candidatus Purcelliella pentastirinorum DNA encodes these proteins:
- the rpmD gene encoding 50S ribosomal protein L30 has translation MSNKITILQKRSSIGVIKKHKLILLGLGLRGVGHIVKRINNSSILGMIKKISYLVEILR, from the coding sequence ATGTCAAATAAAATAACAATATTACAAAAACGTAGTTCAATTGGTGTTATAAAAAAACATAAATTAATTCTTTTGGGTTTAGGTTTAAGAGGTGTAGGTCATATTGTAAAACGTATTAATAATTCGTCAATTTTGGGTATGATTAAAAAGATTTCATATTTAGTTGAAATTTTGAGGTAA
- the rplO gene encoding 50S ribosomal protein L15, with amino-acid sequence MYLNNFHVYRGVNKSIKRLGRGIGSGWGKTCGKGHKGQKSRSGGKIRRGFEGGQTPLYRRLPKFGFRSRKSLYRVEVRLSELNKVKTSFIDLKALKRDNIVSYNVNHVKVILSGKILSVVTLHSLSVTEGARKAIELIGGKVEF; translated from the coding sequence ATGTATTTAAATAATTTTCATGTATATCGTGGTGTTAATAAATCAATAAAGCGATTAGGAAGAGGTATAGGATCTGGTTGGGGTAAGACATGTGGTAAAGGTCATAAAGGTCAAAAATCTCGTAGTGGTGGTAAAATACGTAGGGGTTTTGAGGGGGGGCAAACTCCTCTTTATCGAAGATTACCAAAATTTGGTTTTCGTTCTCGTAAATCTTTGTATAGAGTAGAAGTTAGATTATCAGAATTAAATAAAGTAAAAACAAGTTTTATAGATCTTAAGGCTTTAAAAAGAGATAATATAGTTTCTTATAATGTAAATCATGTTAAAGTTATATTATCTGGTAAAATTTTATCTGTTGTTACATTACATTCTTTATCTGTAACTGAAGGTGCCAGAAAAGCTATTGAATTAATAGGCGGTAAAGTTGAATTTTAA